Proteins encoded in a region of the Enoplosus armatus isolate fEnoArm2 chromosome 16, fEnoArm2.hap1, whole genome shotgun sequence genome:
- the LOC139298978 gene encoding SNF-related serine/threonine-protein kinase-like produces MAGLKRHHDGKIAGLYDLDKTLGRGHFAVVKLARHVFTGEKVAVKVIDKTKLDPVARGHLFQEVRCMKMVQHPNVVRLYEVIDTATKLYLILELGDGGDMYDCIMKHDGGLTEEVAKCYFAQIVHAISYCHRLHVVHRDLKPENVVFFEKQGVVKLTDFGFSNRFQPGKKLNTSCGSLAYSAPEILLGDEYDAPAVDIWSLGVILFMLVCGQPPFQEANDSETLTMIMDCKYTVPPHISHACRDLIAHMLQRDPKKRATLEEIGSHEWLQGVDPSPATKLSTPLVSHRSLSEEEHGSIIQRMVLGGIADRDTITEALESNQYNHITATYFLLAERMLRDRQEKEQHSQTRSPSPSKAQFRQSWPTRVDVHQDVSDGLGGPAISHPGGPQSPARSAESLHKGPRPKTALLDLSQRQENHNPTASQQQPARQNQERGLRPLVKPHSNPLRLGSLPSVGPCKPRSPSLFSVEEDEEEEGEEDKCLSPSALHAQVVLRCKASSSSSSMSSSGNRLTSRMSAPVLNQIHEEDKEDEDEEEQRELHGLGPPKPSLSLNLNSRIPSPSTLMSSPKTVGVTAPVAAFTPSSETSDDDTESHDEPDMATVGGQGDDREGRKEDREKRGSGQGSPSNCASPGSGSGQGKGTAKAASGLVESLKLMSLCLSSQFHNLTGGGGGGGGGGSGSVVGGDTQDRPMWRMCMGGSTGSLDKVSLLGGPSPRGNLYHQQAQLGDALADPLLEGTCTGTLRLGELDLARENHRNMKNRVLQMPLNDKTLSVNIHRSPKEGLLCTPTPHSCCQVI; encoded by the exons ATGGCGGGGCTCAAACGTCACCATGATGGGAAGATCGCCGGGCTGTACGACCTGGACAAGACACTGGGCCGTGGACACTTTGCTGTGGTCAAATTGGCCCGACACGTATTCACTGGGGAAAAG GTTGCTGTGAAGGTGATAGATAAAACTAAGCTGGACCCGGTGGCGCGGGGGCACCTCTTCCAGGAGGTGCGATGCATGAAAATGGTGCAGCACCCCAACGTGGTGCGCCTCTACGAGGTCATCGACACGGCCACCAAGCTCTACCTCATCCTGGAGCTGGGAGACGGAGGAGACATGTACGACTGCATCATGAAGCATGACGGGGGCCTCACTGAAGAG GTGGCCAAGTGTTACTTTGCCCAAATTGTCCACGCCATCTCCTACTGCCACCGGCTGCACGTGGTGCACAGGGACCTGAAGCCGGAGAATGTGGTGTTCTTCGAGAAGCAGGGCGTCGTCAAGCTCACCGACTTCGGCTTCAGCAACCGGTTTCAGCCCGGGAAGAAGCTCAACACCTCCTGCGGCTCTCTGGCCTACTCTGCTCCTGAAATCCTGCTGGGGGACGAGTATGACGCTCCTGCTGTGG ataTCTGGAGTCTGGGGGTGATCCTCTTCATGCTGGTCTGTGGTCAGCCCCCCTTCCAGGAGGCTAACGACAGTGAGACGCTCACTATGATCATGGACTGTAAATACACAGTGCCTCCGCACATCTCCCATGCATGCCGAGA TCTTATAGCCCACATGCTGCAGAGGGACCCCAAGAAACGAGCGACCCTAGAGGAGATCGGGAGCCACGAATGGCTTCAAGGCGTCGACCCCTCCCCGGCCACCAAGCTGTCCACCCCTCTGGTGTCTCATCGCAGCCTGTCGGAGGAGGAGCACGGCTCCATCATCCAGCGCATGGTGCTTGGGGGCATTGCAGACCGAGACACCATAACCGA GGCTCTGGAGTCGAATCAGTACAACCACATCACAGCTACATACTTCCTGCTGGCTGAGAGGATGCTGAGGGACAGGCAAGAGAAGGAGCAGCACAGCCAGACACGATCACCCAGCCCCAGCAAGGCCCAGTTCag GCAGTCCTGGCCCACCAGAGTGGATGTTCACCAGGATGTCAGTGATGGCTTGGGGGGTCCGGCTATCTCCCACCCTGGGGGGCCACAGTCCCCTGCCCGCAGTGCTGAGAGCCTCCACAAAGGCCCCAGACCCAAAACAGCTCTGCTGGACCTCAGCCAGCGGCAGGAGAACCACAACCCAACTGCCAGCCAACAGCAGCCTGCTCGACAGAACCAGGAGAGGGGGCTCAGGCCTCTGGTAAAGCCCCACTCCAACCCCCTCAGGCTGGGCTCTTTGCCCTCAGTGGGCCCTTGCAAACCTCGAAGTCCCAGTCTTTTCAGCgtagaggaggatgaagaagaagagggggaggaagacaAATGTTTATCCCCTTCTGCACTACATGCTCAGGTGGTGCTTCGTTGCAAagcctcttcctcatcatcatctatGTCTTCTTCTGGTAATCGTCTGACATCCCGTATGAGTGCTCCAGTTCTTAACCAGATCCACGAGGAGGAtaaagaggatgaggatgaggaggagcagagggagctgCATGGACTCGGCCCGCCCAAACCCAGCCTCAGCCTCAACCTGAACTCTAGAATACCATCACCGTCAACACTCATGTCATCGCCTAAAACTGTTGGTGTAACAGCACCCGTTGCTGCTTTCACCCCCAGCTCAGAGACTAGTGACGATGACACAGAAAGTCACGATGAACCAGATATGGCAACTGTAGGTGGACAAGGGGATGacagagaagggaggaaagaggatagagagaaaagggggtCAGGGCAGGGCAGTCCTTCCAACTGTGCCAGTCCTGGATCAGGTTCGGGCCAAGGCAAGGGCACAGCCAAAGCTGCGAGCGGCCTGGTGGAAAGCCTAAAGCTGATGAGCCTATGCCTGAGCTCTCAGTTCCACAACCtgacagggggaggagggggaggtggtggtgggggcagCGGCAGCGTTGTTGGGGGGGACACCCAGGACCGCCCCATGTGGAGGATGTGCATGGGCGGCTCCACTGGTAGCCTGGATAAGGTCTCACTCCTGGGCGGCCCTTCACCCAGGGGGAACCTGTACCACCAACAGGCCCAGCTGGGAGACGCGCTGGCAGACCCGCTGCTGGAGGGCACCTGCACGGGCACGCTGAGGCTGGGAGAGCTGGACCTGGCCAGGGAGAACCACAGGAACATGAAGAACCGCGTGCTGCAGATGCCTCTGAACGACAAGACTCTGTCCGTCAACATCCACCGGAGCCCCAAGGAGGGTCTGCTctgcacccccaccccacacagTTGCTGCCAGGTCATCTAG